A stretch of Pseudoliparis swirei isolate HS2019 ecotype Mariana Trench chromosome 14, NWPU_hadal_v1, whole genome shotgun sequence DNA encodes these proteins:
- the LOC130204478 gene encoding vitamin K-dependent protein Z-like isoform X9, whose product MAVSIMAASLPCLYLLVGFLQVLTRGQVLLPPQHQVFLRSRRANMFLLEEILQGDLERECHEEKCDYEEAREYFEDQDKAVAFWSVYVDGDQCDSAPCLHGGRCTDAVGGFNCSCPAPHHGPACELGGAPASTSPVVAAELSGCPTGGPAACHQLCSPSSRSFRCSCVSGFKLQTDGRSCRPEAAFPCGRLPGGLGATPPGGPWQVSLLSSGGAELCGGVVLGRRSVLTAARCLLAGSPPDLRPSSFMVVAGEALVPVRALHVHNGFRPDRQDNDLALLQLARPLSFGPASIHLCLPDKDFSENILMHSGRTGVATRRGGARTQELVYMTLDECRAQENVSHPLSNKMFCMRSQNPPSGNQNGPSGNQNPPSGNQNPPSGNQNGPSGNQNPPSGNQNRPSGNQNRPSGNQNRPLGNQNGPSGNQNPPLGNQNGHLGNQNIPLGNQNIPLGNQNGHLGNQNIPLGNQNGHLGNQNIPLGNQNGHLGNQNIPSGNQNRPLGSHDGPSGRSERPSRSEVDGLLPGTAVATVERGTAFLTGLLMAAPTGGGLVFTKLSRYLSWIRPRLEEAEDPMTPQVHQDPMTPQVHQDPPGPPGPRGPPRSTRTP is encoded by the exons tgctcctcccccctcagcaCCAGGTGTTCCTGAGGTCTCGGCGGGCCAACATGTTCCTCCTGGAGGAGATCCTTCAGGGGGACCTGGAGCGGGAGTGTCACGAGGAGAAGTGCGACTACGAGGAGGCGCGAGAGTACTTTGAGGACCAGGACAAGGCG GTCGCCTTCTGGTCCGTTTACGTCG ACGGGGACCAGTGTGACTCCGCCCCCTGTCTCCACGGGGGGCGCTGCACCGATGCAGTGGGCGGGTTCAACTGCTCCtgccccgccccccaccacgGACCGGCCTGTGAGCTCGGAGGAGCGCCGGCCTCCACGTCGCCCGTCGTTGCAGCAG AGCTCTCCGGATGCCCGACCGGCGGCCCGGCGGCGTGCCACCAGCTGTGCTCGCCGTCCTCGCGCTCCTTCCGCTGCTCCTGCGTGTCGGGATTCAAACTCCAGACCGACGGGCGGAGTTGCCGCCCTGAAG CGGCGTTCCCCTGCGGACGGCTTCCCGGCGGCCTCGGCGCCACGCCGCCCGGCGGGCCCTGGCAG GTGTCGCTGCTGAGCAGCGGCGGGGCGGAGCTGTGTGGCGGCGTGGTGCTGGGGCGCCGCTCCGTCCTGACCGCCGCCCGCTGCCTGCTGGCCGGCTCGCCGCCCGACCTCCGACCCTCCAGCTTCATGGTGGTCGCCG GCGAGGCGCTCGTCCCCGTCCGGGCGCTTCACGTCCACAACGGTTTCCGTCCAGATCGACAAGACAACGACCTCGCCCTCCTCCAGCTGGCCCGCCCCCTTTCCTTTGGCCCCGCCTCCATCCACCTCTGTCTGCCTGACAAGGACTTCAGCGAAAATATCCtaatgcattctgggaggaCGGGCGTGGCCACGAGGCGCGGCGGCGCGCGGACACAGGAACTGGTCTACATGACGCTGGACGAGTGCCGCGCCCAGGAGAACGTCTCACATCCACTCAGCAACAAGATGTTCTGCATGAGGAGCCAGAACCCACCTTCAGGGAACCAGAACGGACCTTCAGGGAACCAGAACCCACCTTCAGGGAACCAGAACCCACCTTCAGGGAACCAGAACGGACCTTCAGGGAACCAGAACCCACCTTCAGGGAACCAGAACAGACCTTCAGGGAACCAGAATCGACCTTCAGGGAACCAGAACCGACCTTTAGGGAACCAGAACGGACCTTCAGGGAACCAGAACCCACCTTTAGGGAACCAGAACGGACATTTAGGGAACCAAAATATACCTTTAGGGAACCAGAATATACCTTTAGGGAACCAGAACGGACATTTAGGGAACCAGAATATACCTTTAGGGAACCAGAATGGACATTTAGGGAACCAGAATATACCTTTAGGGAACCAGAACGGACATTTAGGGAACCAGAATATACCTTCAGGGAACCAGAACAGACCTTTAGGGAGCCATGATGGACCTTCAGGGAGGTCTGAGCGCCCGTCCAGGTCAGAGGTCGACGGCCTCCTGCCGGGCACGGCGGTGGCCACGGTGGAGCGGGGGACGGCGTTCCTCACCGGGCTGCTGATGGCGGCGCCGACCGGCGGCGGTCTGGTGTTCACCAAACTGTCCCGGTACCTGAGCTGGATCAGACCCAGGCTGGAGGAGGCCGAGGACCCCATGACCCCCCAG gtccaccaggaccccaTGACCCCccaggtccaccaggaccccccaggtccaccaggaccccGAGGACCCCccaggtccaccaggaccccaTGA
- the LOC130204478 gene encoding vitamin K-dependent protein Z-like isoform X2 gives MAVSIMAASLPCLYLLVGFLQVLTRGQVLLPPQHQVFLRSRRANMFLLEEILQGDLERECHEEKCDYEEAREYFEDQDKAVAFWSVYVDGDQCDSAPCLHGGRCTDAVGGFNCSCPAPHHGPACELGGAPASTSPVVAAELSGCPTGGPAACHQLCSPSSRSFRCSCVSGFKLQTDGRSCRPEAAFPCGRLPGGLGATPPGGPWQVSLLSSGGAELCGGVVLGRRSVLTAARCLLAGSPPDLRPSSFMVVAGEALVPVRALHVHNGFRPDRQDNDLALLQLARPLSFGPASIHLCLPDKDFSENILMHSGRTGVATRRGGARTQELVYMTLDECRAQENVSHPLSNKMFCMRSQNPPSGNQNGPSGNQNPPSGNQNPPSGNQNGPSGNQNPPSGNQNRPSGNQNRPSGNQNRPLGNQNGPSGNQNPPLGNQNGHLGNQNIPLGNQNIPLGNQNGHLGNQNIPLGNQNGHLGNQNIPLGNQNGHLGNQNIPSGNQNRPLGSHDGPSGRSERPSRSEVDGLLPGTAVATVERGTAFLTGLLMAAPTGGGLVFTKLSRYLSWIRPRLEEAEDPMTPQVHQDPMTPQVHQDPEDPPGPPGPPRSTRTPRTPQVHQDPMTPQVHQDPEDPMTPQVHQDPMTPQVHQDPMTPQVHQDR, from the exons tgctcctcccccctcagcaCCAGGTGTTCCTGAGGTCTCGGCGGGCCAACATGTTCCTCCTGGAGGAGATCCTTCAGGGGGACCTGGAGCGGGAGTGTCACGAGGAGAAGTGCGACTACGAGGAGGCGCGAGAGTACTTTGAGGACCAGGACAAGGCG GTCGCCTTCTGGTCCGTTTACGTCG ACGGGGACCAGTGTGACTCCGCCCCCTGTCTCCACGGGGGGCGCTGCACCGATGCAGTGGGCGGGTTCAACTGCTCCtgccccgccccccaccacgGACCGGCCTGTGAGCTCGGAGGAGCGCCGGCCTCCACGTCGCCCGTCGTTGCAGCAG AGCTCTCCGGATGCCCGACCGGCGGCCCGGCGGCGTGCCACCAGCTGTGCTCGCCGTCCTCGCGCTCCTTCCGCTGCTCCTGCGTGTCGGGATTCAAACTCCAGACCGACGGGCGGAGTTGCCGCCCTGAAG CGGCGTTCCCCTGCGGACGGCTTCCCGGCGGCCTCGGCGCCACGCCGCCCGGCGGGCCCTGGCAG GTGTCGCTGCTGAGCAGCGGCGGGGCGGAGCTGTGTGGCGGCGTGGTGCTGGGGCGCCGCTCCGTCCTGACCGCCGCCCGCTGCCTGCTGGCCGGCTCGCCGCCCGACCTCCGACCCTCCAGCTTCATGGTGGTCGCCG GCGAGGCGCTCGTCCCCGTCCGGGCGCTTCACGTCCACAACGGTTTCCGTCCAGATCGACAAGACAACGACCTCGCCCTCCTCCAGCTGGCCCGCCCCCTTTCCTTTGGCCCCGCCTCCATCCACCTCTGTCTGCCTGACAAGGACTTCAGCGAAAATATCCtaatgcattctgggaggaCGGGCGTGGCCACGAGGCGCGGCGGCGCGCGGACACAGGAACTGGTCTACATGACGCTGGACGAGTGCCGCGCCCAGGAGAACGTCTCACATCCACTCAGCAACAAGATGTTCTGCATGAGGAGCCAGAACCCACCTTCAGGGAACCAGAACGGACCTTCAGGGAACCAGAACCCACCTTCAGGGAACCAGAACCCACCTTCAGGGAACCAGAACGGACCTTCAGGGAACCAGAACCCACCTTCAGGGAACCAGAACAGACCTTCAGGGAACCAGAATCGACCTTCAGGGAACCAGAACCGACCTTTAGGGAACCAGAACGGACCTTCAGGGAACCAGAACCCACCTTTAGGGAACCAGAACGGACATTTAGGGAACCAAAATATACCTTTAGGGAACCAGAATATACCTTTAGGGAACCAGAACGGACATTTAGGGAACCAGAATATACCTTTAGGGAACCAGAATGGACATTTAGGGAACCAGAATATACCTTTAGGGAACCAGAACGGACATTTAGGGAACCAGAATATACCTTCAGGGAACCAGAACAGACCTTTAGGGAGCCATGATGGACCTTCAGGGAGGTCTGAGCGCCCGTCCAGGTCAGAGGTCGACGGCCTCCTGCCGGGCACGGCGGTGGCCACGGTGGAGCGGGGGACGGCGTTCCTCACCGGGCTGCTGATGGCGGCGCCGACCGGCGGCGGTCTGGTGTTCACCAAACTGTCCCGGTACCTGAGCTGGATCAGACCCAGGCTGGAGGAGGCCGAGGACCCCATGACCCCCCAG gtccaccaggaccccaTGACCCCccaggtccaccaggaccccgag GACCCCccaggtccaccaggaccccccaggtccaccaggaccccGAGGACCCCccaggtccaccaggaccccaTGACCCCccaggtccaccaggacccgGAGGACCCCATGACCCCccaggtccaccaggaccccaTGACCCCccaggtccaccaggaccccaTGACCCCCCAGGTCCACCAGGACCGCTGA
- the LOC130204478 gene encoding vitamin K-dependent protein Z-like isoform X4 has protein sequence MAVSIMAASLPCLYLLVGFLQVLTRGQVLLPPQHQVFLRSRRANMFLLEEILQGDLERECHEEKCDYEEAREYFEDQDKAVAFWSVYVDGDQCDSAPCLHGGRCTDAVGGFNCSCPAPHHGPACELGGAPASTSPVVAAELSGCPTGGPAACHQLCSPSSRSFRCSCVSGFKLQTDGRSCRPEAAFPCGRLPGGLGATPPGGPWQVSLLSSGGAELCGGVVLGRRSVLTAARCLLAGSPPDLRPSSFMVVAGEALVPVRALHVHNGFRPDRQDNDLALLQLARPLSFGPASIHLCLPDKDFSENILMHSGRTGVATRRGGARTQELVYMTLDECRAQENVSHPLSNKMFCMRSQNPPSGNQNGPSGNQNPPSGNQNPPSGNQNGPSGNQNPPSGNQNRPSGNQNRPSGNQNRPLGNQNGPSGNQNPPLGNQNGHLGNQNIPLGNQNIPLGNQNGHLGNQNIPLGNQNGHLGNQNIPLGNQNGHLGNQNIPSGNQNRPLGSHDGPSGRSERPSRSEVDGLLPGTAVATVERGTAFLTGLLMAAPTGGGLVFTKLSRYLSWIRPRLEEAEDPMTPQVHQDPMTPQVHQDPEDPPGPPGPHDPPGPPGPGGPHDPPGPPGPHDPPGPPGPHDPPGPPGPLMVPP, from the exons tgctcctcccccctcagcaCCAGGTGTTCCTGAGGTCTCGGCGGGCCAACATGTTCCTCCTGGAGGAGATCCTTCAGGGGGACCTGGAGCGGGAGTGTCACGAGGAGAAGTGCGACTACGAGGAGGCGCGAGAGTACTTTGAGGACCAGGACAAGGCG GTCGCCTTCTGGTCCGTTTACGTCG ACGGGGACCAGTGTGACTCCGCCCCCTGTCTCCACGGGGGGCGCTGCACCGATGCAGTGGGCGGGTTCAACTGCTCCtgccccgccccccaccacgGACCGGCCTGTGAGCTCGGAGGAGCGCCGGCCTCCACGTCGCCCGTCGTTGCAGCAG AGCTCTCCGGATGCCCGACCGGCGGCCCGGCGGCGTGCCACCAGCTGTGCTCGCCGTCCTCGCGCTCCTTCCGCTGCTCCTGCGTGTCGGGATTCAAACTCCAGACCGACGGGCGGAGTTGCCGCCCTGAAG CGGCGTTCCCCTGCGGACGGCTTCCCGGCGGCCTCGGCGCCACGCCGCCCGGCGGGCCCTGGCAG GTGTCGCTGCTGAGCAGCGGCGGGGCGGAGCTGTGTGGCGGCGTGGTGCTGGGGCGCCGCTCCGTCCTGACCGCCGCCCGCTGCCTGCTGGCCGGCTCGCCGCCCGACCTCCGACCCTCCAGCTTCATGGTGGTCGCCG GCGAGGCGCTCGTCCCCGTCCGGGCGCTTCACGTCCACAACGGTTTCCGTCCAGATCGACAAGACAACGACCTCGCCCTCCTCCAGCTGGCCCGCCCCCTTTCCTTTGGCCCCGCCTCCATCCACCTCTGTCTGCCTGACAAGGACTTCAGCGAAAATATCCtaatgcattctgggaggaCGGGCGTGGCCACGAGGCGCGGCGGCGCGCGGACACAGGAACTGGTCTACATGACGCTGGACGAGTGCCGCGCCCAGGAGAACGTCTCACATCCACTCAGCAACAAGATGTTCTGCATGAGGAGCCAGAACCCACCTTCAGGGAACCAGAACGGACCTTCAGGGAACCAGAACCCACCTTCAGGGAACCAGAACCCACCTTCAGGGAACCAGAACGGACCTTCAGGGAACCAGAACCCACCTTCAGGGAACCAGAACAGACCTTCAGGGAACCAGAATCGACCTTCAGGGAACCAGAACCGACCTTTAGGGAACCAGAACGGACCTTCAGGGAACCAGAACCCACCTTTAGGGAACCAGAACGGACATTTAGGGAACCAAAATATACCTTTAGGGAACCAGAATATACCTTTAGGGAACCAGAACGGACATTTAGGGAACCAGAATATACCTTTAGGGAACCAGAATGGACATTTAGGGAACCAGAATATACCTTTAGGGAACCAGAACGGACATTTAGGGAACCAGAATATACCTTCAGGGAACCAGAACAGACCTTTAGGGAGCCATGATGGACCTTCAGGGAGGTCTGAGCGCCCGTCCAGGTCAGAGGTCGACGGCCTCCTGCCGGGCACGGCGGTGGCCACGGTGGAGCGGGGGACGGCGTTCCTCACCGGGCTGCTGATGGCGGCGCCGACCGGCGGCGGTCTGGTGTTCACCAAACTGTCCCGGTACCTGAGCTGGATCAGACCCAGGCTGGAGGAGGCCGAGGACCCCATGACCCCCCAG gtccaccaggaccccaTGACCCCccag gtccaccaggaccccGAGGACCCCccaggtccaccaggaccccaTGACCCCccaggtccaccaggacccgGAGGACCCCATGACCCCccaggtccaccaggaccccaTGACCCCccaggtccaccaggaccccaTGACCCCCCAGGTCCACCAGGACCGCTGATGGTCCCCCCCTGA
- the LOC130204478 gene encoding vitamin K-dependent protein Z-like isoform X8 produces the protein MAVSIMAASLPCLYLLVGFLQVLTRGQVLLPPQHQVFLRSRRANMFLLEEILQGDLERECHEEKCDYEEAREYFEDQDKAVAFWSVYVDGDQCDSAPCLHGGRCTDAVGGFNCSCPAPHHGPACELGGAPASTSPVVAAELSGCPTGGPAACHQLCSPSSRSFRCSCVSGFKLQTDGRSCRPEAAFPCGRLPGGLGATPPGGPWQVSLLSSGGAELCGGVVLGRRSVLTAARCLLAGSPPDLRPSSFMVVAGEALVPVRALHVHNGFRPDRQDNDLALLQLARPLSFGPASIHLCLPDKDFSENILMHSGRTGVATRRGGARTQELVYMTLDECRAQENVSHPLSNKMFCMRSQNPPSGNQNGPSGNQNPPSGNQNPPSGNQNGPSGNQNPPSGNQNRPSGNQNRPSGNQNRPLGNQNGPSGNQNPPLGNQNGHLGNQNIPLGNQNIPLGNQNGHLGNQNIPLGNQNGHLGNQNIPLGNQNGHLGNQNIPSGNQNRPLGSHDGPSGRSERPSRSEVDGLLPGTAVATVERGTAFLTGLLMAAPTGGGLVFTKLSRYLSWIRPRLEEAEDPMTPQVHQVHQDPMTPQVHQDPPGPPGPRGPPRSTRTP, from the exons tgctcctcccccctcagcaCCAGGTGTTCCTGAGGTCTCGGCGGGCCAACATGTTCCTCCTGGAGGAGATCCTTCAGGGGGACCTGGAGCGGGAGTGTCACGAGGAGAAGTGCGACTACGAGGAGGCGCGAGAGTACTTTGAGGACCAGGACAAGGCG GTCGCCTTCTGGTCCGTTTACGTCG ACGGGGACCAGTGTGACTCCGCCCCCTGTCTCCACGGGGGGCGCTGCACCGATGCAGTGGGCGGGTTCAACTGCTCCtgccccgccccccaccacgGACCGGCCTGTGAGCTCGGAGGAGCGCCGGCCTCCACGTCGCCCGTCGTTGCAGCAG AGCTCTCCGGATGCCCGACCGGCGGCCCGGCGGCGTGCCACCAGCTGTGCTCGCCGTCCTCGCGCTCCTTCCGCTGCTCCTGCGTGTCGGGATTCAAACTCCAGACCGACGGGCGGAGTTGCCGCCCTGAAG CGGCGTTCCCCTGCGGACGGCTTCCCGGCGGCCTCGGCGCCACGCCGCCCGGCGGGCCCTGGCAG GTGTCGCTGCTGAGCAGCGGCGGGGCGGAGCTGTGTGGCGGCGTGGTGCTGGGGCGCCGCTCCGTCCTGACCGCCGCCCGCTGCCTGCTGGCCGGCTCGCCGCCCGACCTCCGACCCTCCAGCTTCATGGTGGTCGCCG GCGAGGCGCTCGTCCCCGTCCGGGCGCTTCACGTCCACAACGGTTTCCGTCCAGATCGACAAGACAACGACCTCGCCCTCCTCCAGCTGGCCCGCCCCCTTTCCTTTGGCCCCGCCTCCATCCACCTCTGTCTGCCTGACAAGGACTTCAGCGAAAATATCCtaatgcattctgggaggaCGGGCGTGGCCACGAGGCGCGGCGGCGCGCGGACACAGGAACTGGTCTACATGACGCTGGACGAGTGCCGCGCCCAGGAGAACGTCTCACATCCACTCAGCAACAAGATGTTCTGCATGAGGAGCCAGAACCCACCTTCAGGGAACCAGAACGGACCTTCAGGGAACCAGAACCCACCTTCAGGGAACCAGAACCCACCTTCAGGGAACCAGAACGGACCTTCAGGGAACCAGAACCCACCTTCAGGGAACCAGAACAGACCTTCAGGGAACCAGAATCGACCTTCAGGGAACCAGAACCGACCTTTAGGGAACCAGAACGGACCTTCAGGGAACCAGAACCCACCTTTAGGGAACCAGAACGGACATTTAGGGAACCAAAATATACCTTTAGGGAACCAGAATATACCTTTAGGGAACCAGAACGGACATTTAGGGAACCAGAATATACCTTTAGGGAACCAGAATGGACATTTAGGGAACCAGAATATACCTTTAGGGAACCAGAACGGACATTTAGGGAACCAGAATATACCTTCAGGGAACCAGAACAGACCTTTAGGGAGCCATGATGGACCTTCAGGGAGGTCTGAGCGCCCGTCCAGGTCAGAGGTCGACGGCCTCCTGCCGGGCACGGCGGTGGCCACGGTGGAGCGGGGGACGGCGTTCCTCACCGGGCTGCTGATGGCGGCGCCGACCGGCGGCGGTCTGGTGTTCACCAAACTGTCCCGGTACCTGAGCTGGATCAGACCCAGGCTGGAGGAGGCCGAGGACCCCATGACCCCCCAGGTCCAccag gtccaccaggaccccaTGACCCCccaggtccaccaggaccccccaggtccaccaggaccccGAGGACCCCccaggtccaccaggaccccaTGA
- the LOC130204478 gene encoding uncharacterized protein LOC130204478 isoform X1: MAVSIMAASLPCLYLLVGFLQVLTRGQVLLPPQHQVFLRSRRANMFLLEEILQGDLERECHEEKCDYEEAREYFEDQDKAVAFWSVYVDGDQCDSAPCLHGGRCTDAVGGFNCSCPAPHHGPACELGGAPASTSPVVAAELSGCPTGGPAACHQLCSPSSRSFRCSCVSGFKLQTDGRSCRPEAAFPCGRLPGGLGATPPGGPWQVSLLSSGGAELCGGVVLGRRSVLTAARCLLAGSPPDLRPSSFMVVAGEALVPVRALHVHNGFRPDRQDNDLALLQLARPLSFGPASIHLCLPDKDFSENILMHSGRTGVATRRGGARTQELVYMTLDECRAQENVSHPLSNKMFCMRSQNPPSGNQNGPSGNQNPPSGNQNPPSGNQNGPSGNQNPPSGNQNRPSGNQNRPSGNQNRPLGNQNGPSGNQNPPLGNQNGHLGNQNIPLGNQNIPLGNQNGHLGNQNIPLGNQNGHLGNQNIPLGNQNGHLGNQNIPSGNQNRPLGSHDGPSGRSERPSRSEVDGLLPGTAVATVERGTAFLTGLLMAAPTGGGLVFTKLSRYLSWIRPRLEEAEDPMTPQVHQVHQDPMTPQVHQDPEDPPGPPGPPRSTRTPRTPQVHQDPMTPQVHQDPEDPMTPQVHQDPMTPQVHQDPMTPQVHQDR, translated from the exons tgctcctcccccctcagcaCCAGGTGTTCCTGAGGTCTCGGCGGGCCAACATGTTCCTCCTGGAGGAGATCCTTCAGGGGGACCTGGAGCGGGAGTGTCACGAGGAGAAGTGCGACTACGAGGAGGCGCGAGAGTACTTTGAGGACCAGGACAAGGCG GTCGCCTTCTGGTCCGTTTACGTCG ACGGGGACCAGTGTGACTCCGCCCCCTGTCTCCACGGGGGGCGCTGCACCGATGCAGTGGGCGGGTTCAACTGCTCCtgccccgccccccaccacgGACCGGCCTGTGAGCTCGGAGGAGCGCCGGCCTCCACGTCGCCCGTCGTTGCAGCAG AGCTCTCCGGATGCCCGACCGGCGGCCCGGCGGCGTGCCACCAGCTGTGCTCGCCGTCCTCGCGCTCCTTCCGCTGCTCCTGCGTGTCGGGATTCAAACTCCAGACCGACGGGCGGAGTTGCCGCCCTGAAG CGGCGTTCCCCTGCGGACGGCTTCCCGGCGGCCTCGGCGCCACGCCGCCCGGCGGGCCCTGGCAG GTGTCGCTGCTGAGCAGCGGCGGGGCGGAGCTGTGTGGCGGCGTGGTGCTGGGGCGCCGCTCCGTCCTGACCGCCGCCCGCTGCCTGCTGGCCGGCTCGCCGCCCGACCTCCGACCCTCCAGCTTCATGGTGGTCGCCG GCGAGGCGCTCGTCCCCGTCCGGGCGCTTCACGTCCACAACGGTTTCCGTCCAGATCGACAAGACAACGACCTCGCCCTCCTCCAGCTGGCCCGCCCCCTTTCCTTTGGCCCCGCCTCCATCCACCTCTGTCTGCCTGACAAGGACTTCAGCGAAAATATCCtaatgcattctgggaggaCGGGCGTGGCCACGAGGCGCGGCGGCGCGCGGACACAGGAACTGGTCTACATGACGCTGGACGAGTGCCGCGCCCAGGAGAACGTCTCACATCCACTCAGCAACAAGATGTTCTGCATGAGGAGCCAGAACCCACCTTCAGGGAACCAGAACGGACCTTCAGGGAACCAGAACCCACCTTCAGGGAACCAGAACCCACCTTCAGGGAACCAGAACGGACCTTCAGGGAACCAGAACCCACCTTCAGGGAACCAGAACAGACCTTCAGGGAACCAGAATCGACCTTCAGGGAACCAGAACCGACCTTTAGGGAACCAGAACGGACCTTCAGGGAACCAGAACCCACCTTTAGGGAACCAGAACGGACATTTAGGGAACCAAAATATACCTTTAGGGAACCAGAATATACCTTTAGGGAACCAGAACGGACATTTAGGGAACCAGAATATACCTTTAGGGAACCAGAATGGACATTTAGGGAACCAGAATATACCTTTAGGGAACCAGAACGGACATTTAGGGAACCAGAATATACCTTCAGGGAACCAGAACAGACCTTTAGGGAGCCATGATGGACCTTCAGGGAGGTCTGAGCGCCCGTCCAGGTCAGAGGTCGACGGCCTCCTGCCGGGCACGGCGGTGGCCACGGTGGAGCGGGGGACGGCGTTCCTCACCGGGCTGCTGATGGCGGCGCCGACCGGCGGCGGTCTGGTGTTCACCAAACTGTCCCGGTACCTGAGCTGGATCAGACCCAGGCTGGAGGAGGCCGAGGACCCCATGACCCCCCAGGTCCAccag gtccaccaggaccccaTGACCCCccaggtccaccaggaccccgag GACCCCccaggtccaccaggaccccccaggtccaccaggaccccGAGGACCCCccaggtccaccaggaccccaTGACCCCccaggtccaccaggacccgGAGGACCCCATGACCCCccaggtccaccaggaccccaTGACCCCccaggtccaccaggaccccaTGACCCCCCAGGTCCACCAGGACCGCTGA